A stretch of Paludisphaera borealis DNA encodes these proteins:
- the corA gene encoding magnesium/cobalt transporter CorA, which yields MTALAGATPQGGTLNPSGPKVRILYRDGAGTMHLDWPREDLETALRDADGTLWLDIEDPEDGPTRLAESILQDVFHFHPLAIEDALKETHIPKIDDWDDYVYVVFHTSAIDPWTDDLVLQELDVFLGSNYLVTYHTGAMAYLDEGRQAIERDPRDRMKDGADHLLFRFLERSVDQSLKAIEVLDVRIDDIQDQIIARPSPESLQSIFRIKRSAIHLQKTFGPQREVLNKLARDPYKPVRLEHRVYFRDVYDHIVRIHDISESLRDLIAGTLDTYLSVMSNRTNEIMKTLTLVTVMFMPMSFIVGFWGMNFFGETLAFQAPLPKALLFIASLIVMCLSPILMLNYARRHKWF from the coding sequence ATGACCGCGCTCGCCGGGGCGACGCCGCAGGGCGGAACCCTTAATCCGTCCGGTCCGAAGGTCCGCATCCTCTACCGCGACGGCGCGGGGACGATGCACCTGGACTGGCCGAGGGAAGACCTCGAAACAGCCCTCCGGGACGCCGACGGGACCCTCTGGCTGGACATCGAAGATCCCGAGGACGGGCCGACGCGGCTCGCCGAGAGCATCCTCCAGGACGTCTTCCACTTCCACCCCCTGGCGATCGAGGACGCCCTCAAGGAAACCCACATCCCGAAGATCGACGACTGGGACGACTACGTCTACGTGGTCTTCCACACCAGCGCCATCGACCCCTGGACCGACGATCTCGTCCTCCAGGAGCTGGACGTTTTCCTCGGCTCGAACTACCTGGTGACCTACCACACCGGGGCGATGGCCTACCTCGACGAAGGCAGGCAGGCCATCGAACGCGACCCGCGCGACCGGATGAAAGACGGTGCCGACCACCTGCTGTTCCGGTTTTTGGAACGGTCGGTCGATCAGTCGCTGAAGGCCATCGAGGTCCTCGACGTGCGGATCGACGACATCCAGGATCAGATCATCGCCCGGCCCAGCCCCGAGAGCCTTCAGTCCATCTTCCGGATCAAGCGGTCCGCGATCCATCTCCAGAAGACGTTCGGCCCCCAGCGCGAGGTCCTCAACAAGCTGGCCCGCGACCCGTACAAGCCGGTCAGGCTGGAGCATCGGGTCTACTTCCGCGACGTCTACGACCACATCGTCCGCATCCACGACATCTCGGAGAGCCTTCGCGACCTGATCGCCGGCACGCTCGACACCTACCTCTCGGTCATGTCGAACCGCACCAACGAGATCATGAAGACCCTGACGCTCGTGACCGTCATGTTCATGCCCATGTCGTTCATCGTCGGCTTCTGGGGCATGAACTTCTTCGGCGAGACCCTGGCCTTCCAGGCGCCGTTGCCCAAGGCCCTACTGTTCATCGCCTCGCTGATCGTCATGTGCCTGTCGCCCATCCTGATGCTCAATTACGCCCGGCGGCACAAGTGGTTCTGA
- a CDS encoding DUF1254 domain-containing protein has protein sequence MKTHLSMVLSLALVVTIVPSRPVSADAPNAAPRLSEEELGELAVDAYVYAYPLVIMEASRRVGTNHAAPDPTTGMGAPVNQFAHKRTFPDATFTDVVRPNADTLYSSLWFDVTDEPLVIHVPDSGGRYYLLPMLDMWTDVFASPGKRTTGTGEQTFAIVGPSWQGELPPGVELLRAPTPYGWIIGRTQTNGVGDYANVHQFQNGLVATPLSAWGKPYTAPKGTVDPNAPKVAPVEWVAKLDAATYFALFADVLKTNPPHANDQPILARLARIGFKPGKSFDLNAAPPEIRSALSNAMQAGPRRIVAAIEHADPEVNRWRMIGNPIGTYGTAYLKRALIAFMGLGANTVEDAIYPSALVDSKGRPLDSAKNYMVRFAKDQIPPVRAFWSLTMYDERQLFTANPIHRFAIGDRDALKFDADGSLTLYIQRSSPGAEKEANWLPAPHQGSFSMNLRLYWPIAAALDGTWAPPVVEERE, from the coding sequence ATGAAGACACATCTCTCGATGGTTCTGAGCCTTGCCTTGGTCGTCACAATCGTCCCATCTCGACCCGTGTCGGCGGACGCGCCGAACGCCGCGCCACGGCTTTCGGAGGAGGAGCTAGGCGAACTCGCGGTGGACGCCTACGTCTACGCGTATCCGCTCGTGATCATGGAGGCGAGCCGGCGAGTGGGAACGAACCACGCCGCGCCGGACCCGACGACGGGGATGGGCGCGCCTGTGAATCAGTTCGCTCACAAGCGGACGTTTCCGGACGCGACGTTCACCGACGTGGTTCGGCCCAACGCCGACACGCTGTATTCTTCGCTCTGGTTCGACGTGACCGACGAGCCGCTGGTCATCCACGTCCCCGATTCGGGGGGCCGGTACTACCTGTTGCCGATGCTCGACATGTGGACCGACGTTTTCGCGTCACCGGGCAAGCGCACCACCGGCACGGGCGAGCAGACCTTCGCCATTGTCGGCCCATCGTGGCAAGGCGAGTTGCCCCCCGGGGTCGAACTCCTCCGCGCCCCCACGCCGTACGGGTGGATCATCGGGAGGACCCAGACCAACGGCGTCGGCGACTACGCGAACGTCCACCAGTTCCAGAACGGCCTCGTCGCCACGCCGCTCAGTGCGTGGGGGAAACCGTACACGGCGCCGAAAGGGACGGTCGACCCGAACGCGCCCAAGGTTGCTCCCGTGGAGTGGGTGGCGAAGCTGGACGCCGCGACGTACTTCGCCCTGTTCGCCGACGTCCTCAAAACCAACCCGCCCCACGCCAACGATCAGCCGATTTTGGCCCGGCTGGCCCGGATCGGGTTCAAGCCAGGCAAGTCGTTCGATCTGAACGCCGCGCCCCCCGAGATCCGCTCGGCCCTCTCGAACGCTATGCAAGCCGGACCTCGGCGGATCGTGGCCGCGATCGAGCACGCCGACCCGGAGGTCAACCGCTGGCGGATGATCGGCAATCCGATCGGCACCTACGGCACCGCCTACCTCAAGCGCGCCCTCATCGCCTTCATGGGCCTGGGTGCCAATACTGTCGAGGACGCCATCTATCCGAGCGCTCTGGTCGACTCCAAGGGACGGCCGCTCGACTCCGCGAAGAACTACATGGTCCGGTTCGCGAAGGACCAGATCCCGCCGGTCCGAGCCTTCTGGTCGCTCACCATGTACGACGAACGCCAGCTCTTCACCGCGAACCCGATCCATCGGTTCGCGATCGGCGACCGCGACGCGCTGAAGTTCGACGCCGACGGCTCGCTGACTCTCTACATCCAGCGCTCATCGCCCGGAGCCGAGAAGGAGGCCAACTGGCTCCCCGCGCCGCACCAGGGGTCGTTCAGCATGAACCTCAGGCTCTACTGGCCGATAGCCGCCGCCCTCGACGGAACCTGGGCCCCCCCGGTCGTCGAGGAGCGTGAATAG
- a CDS encoding MBL fold metallo-hydrolase, with translation MTERLYLFPGVIEMNYQARRRMGVNVYLIDGGSEYVLIDVGFLDDLVGVLQLIRELKFNFSDCKMVLASHADVDHTQGLARAREVLKCQVAAHPKSVKAIEEGDEVFTYARIDAQNISIPMPRCKVDVVVNDGDKIKVGDRTLEVWSTPGHTAGQLAFRMGNLLFSGDNIFRDGCVGVIDAHHGSNIPDYIASLKRIRDSDVEFLLPSHGPIFRKDDALLDKTIARLESYTHMADFGTCAIDWPLMDQWEEELTRDKFEF, from the coding sequence ATGACCGAGCGGCTTTATCTGTTCCCCGGCGTGATCGAGATGAATTATCAGGCCCGTCGCCGAATGGGCGTGAACGTCTACCTGATCGACGGGGGGAGCGAGTACGTCCTCATCGACGTGGGGTTCCTCGACGATCTGGTGGGCGTCCTCCAGTTGATCCGCGAGCTGAAGTTCAACTTCTCCGACTGCAAGATGGTCCTGGCCTCGCACGCCGACGTCGACCACACTCAGGGCCTCGCCCGGGCCCGTGAAGTCCTCAAATGCCAGGTCGCGGCGCATCCCAAGAGCGTAAAGGCGATCGAGGAAGGGGACGAGGTCTTCACCTACGCCCGGATCGACGCCCAGAATATCAGCATCCCCATGCCCCGCTGCAAGGTCGACGTGGTCGTCAATGACGGCGACAAGATCAAGGTGGGCGACCGGACCCTGGAAGTCTGGAGCACCCCCGGCCACACCGCCGGCCAGCTCGCCTTCCGGATGGGCAACCTGCTGTTCTCCGGCGACAACATCTTCCGCGACGGCTGCGTCGGCGTCATCGACGCCCACCACGGCTCGAACATCCCCGACTACATCGCCAGCCTCAAGCGCATCCGCGACAGCGACGTCGAGTTCCTCCTCCCCTCCCACGGCCCGATCTTCCGTAAAGACGACGCCTTGCTCGACAAGACCATCGCGCGCCTCGAATCCTACACCCACATGGCCGACTTCGGCACCTGCGCCATCGACTGGCCCCTGATGGACCAGTGGGAAGAAGAACTGACGCGCGACAAATTCGAGTTCTGA